A portion of the uncultured Bacteroides sp. genome contains these proteins:
- a CDS encoding 1-acyl-sn-glycerol-3-phosphate acyltransferase, whose product MRKAIYGFIYHRILGWKEKATALDFDKCIVCAAPHTTNWDLFIGKLFYGTIGKKTSFMMKKEWFFFPVGILFRAVGGIPVNRGRKSSLVDQMVAHFANSERFHLAITPEGTRKANPNWKKGFYYIALKAQIPIVLVAIDYQTKTITAEKSIFPSGDIEKDMREIKLYYKQFRGKHPENFSIGNIE is encoded by the coding sequence ATGAGAAAGGCAATCTACGGTTTTATCTATCACCGCATATTGGGATGGAAAGAAAAAGCAACCGCACTCGATTTTGATAAATGCATTGTTTGCGCCGCACCCCATACTACCAATTGGGACTTGTTTATTGGTAAGCTTTTTTATGGCACTATTGGCAAGAAAACCAGCTTCATGATGAAAAAAGAATGGTTCTTCTTTCCTGTAGGCATTCTCTTTAGAGCTGTAGGAGGCATTCCGGTCAACAGAGGACGCAAATCATCATTAGTAGATCAAATGGTGGCGCACTTTGCAAATAGCGAAAGATTTCACTTGGCCATCACTCCGGAAGGTACCCGCAAAGCCAACCCAAATTGGAAAAAAGGATTTTATTATATCGCATTAAAGGCTCAGATTCCCATTGTTTTGGTAGCCATTGACTATCAAACGAAAACAATCACTGCCGAAAAATCCATCTTCCCGTCGGGTGATATAGAGAAAGATATGCGAGAAATTAAGTTGTACTACAAACAATTCAGAGGTAAACATCCTGAAAATTTCTCCATAGGAAATATAGAATAA
- a CDS encoding diphosphate--fructose-6-phosphate 1-phosphotransferase yields the protein MTKSALQIARAAYQPKLPKALKGTVKVSEGAATQSVADQEAIKELFPNTYGMPLIQFVESAEAINFPAVNVGVILSGGQAPGGHNVISGLFDGIKKLNGDSKLYGFILGPGGLVDHNYMELTGDIIDEYRNTGGFDIIGSGRTKLEAEDQFDKGYEILKELGIKALVIIGGDDSNTNACVLAEYYAAKKYGVQVIGCPKTIDGDLKNEMIEASFGFDTACKVYSEVIGNIQRDCNSARKYWHFIKLMGRSASHIALECALQVQPNVCIVSEEVEAKDMSLDDVVTYIAQIVANRAAQGNNFGTVLIPEGLIEFIPAMKRLISELNDFLAVNAEEFSHIKKSHQRDYIISKLSATNAEIYASLPEGVARQLTLDRDPHGNVQVSLIETEKLLSEMVATKLTQWKAEGKFVGKFAAQHHFFGYEGRCAAPSNYDADYCYSLGYTASMLIANGKTGYMSSVRNTTAPAAEWIAGGVPITMMMNMERRHGEMKSVIQKALVKLDGAPFKEFVAKRDNWAIETAYVYPGPIQYFGPTEVCDQPTKTLQLEQAK from the coding sequence ATGACTAAAAGTGCATTGCAAATTGCAAGGGCTGCGTATCAGCCTAAGCTTCCAAAAGCTTTGAAAGGAACTGTCAAAGTGAGCGAAGGTGCTGCAACTCAATCGGTGGCCGATCAGGAGGCCATCAAAGAATTATTTCCCAACACATACGGAATGCCATTGATTCAGTTTGTTGAATCAGCTGAAGCCATTAATTTCCCTGCAGTGAATGTCGGTGTAATTCTGTCCGGTGGACAAGCACCGGGTGGACATAATGTTATTTCAGGTCTGTTTGACGGCATTAAAAAACTCAATGGCGACAGCAAACTTTATGGTTTTATCCTTGGTCCCGGCGGATTGGTTGATCATAACTACATGGAACTGACTGGAGACATCATTGATGAATATCGTAACACGGGAGGTTTTGACATCATTGGTTCAGGCCGTACCAAACTGGAGGCTGAAGATCAGTTTGACAAAGGATACGAGATATTAAAGGAATTAGGTATTAAAGCACTTGTGATTATCGGTGGAGATGATTCGAATACAAATGCTTGCGTATTGGCCGAATATTATGCTGCCAAGAAGTATGGCGTACAGGTAATCGGTTGTCCCAAAACCATTGACGGTGATTTGAAGAATGAAATGATCGAGGCTTCTTTTGGTTTTGATACTGCTTGCAAGGTTTATTCTGAAGTGATCGGAAACATTCAACGCGACTGTAACTCGGCTCGTAAATACTGGCACTTCATTAAGTTGATGGGACGTTCGGCTTCTCATATCGCTTTGGAGTGTGCTCTGCAGGTACAACCCAATGTTTGCATTGTTTCTGAAGAGGTAGAGGCAAAGGATATGTCTTTGGATGATGTTGTTACATACATCGCTCAAATTGTAGCCAACAGAGCTGCTCAAGGCAATAACTTCGGTACGGTTCTGATTCCGGAAGGTCTGATTGAGTTTATTCCGGCCATGAAGAGACTGATTTCGGAACTGAATGACTTTCTTGCCGTCAATGCTGAAGAATTTTCTCATATTAAGAAATCTCATCAACGCGACTATATTATCTCTAAACTTTCAGCAACCAATGCAGAAATTTATGCTAGTCTGCCCGAAGGTGTTGCCCGTCAGTTGACATTGGATAGAGATCCTCATGGAAACGTGCAAGTTTCATTGATCGAAACAGAAAAGTTATTGTCTGAAATGGTGGCAACTAAACTTACACAGTGGAAAGCTGAAGGTAAATTCGTTGGAAAGTTTGCAGCTCAACATCACTTCTTCGGTTACGAAGGACGTTGCGCAGCTCCGTCTAACTATGATGCCGACTACTGTTATTCATTAGGTTACACTGCTTCCATGTTGATAGCTAACGGAAAAACAGGTTATATGTCTTCAGTGCGTAATACAACAGCACCTGCTGCTGAATGGATTGCAGGAGGTGTGCCCATCACAATGATGATGAATATGGAACGTCGCCATGGCGAAATGAAATCAGTGATACAAAAAGCATTGGTGAAGCTTGATGGTGCTCCATTCAAGGAATTTGTTGCTAAACGCGATAATTGGGCCATTGAAACAGCTTATGTTTATCCAGGTCCGATACAATATTTTGGTCCGACGGAAGTTTGCGATCAGCCTACCAAGACTTTGCAATTAGAACAAGCTAAATAA